The following proteins are co-located in the Tetrapisispora phaffii CBS 4417 chromosome 4, complete genome genome:
- the TPHA0D04710 gene encoding uncharacterized protein: MPEQQEIASLYTIQTTGSPSTDEVPEDYLRTIEEKIYNKRHIDDRIQNIVINKDYAVLFLHKYHKVKKIELSLLEGENVRDTHSKNFEQTYFLFHDTILSKTSKEEPAKSGTEIQLTQLQNLTIIFCENNSYVLPIIFPNFMRLHILKDQFPYTILQSLVNDNIISFDKFFQKVKKKVKKIEVQSDTSYRLNLNHFKKLSFLKSNFETCLDSQKIANKPILKFVNEQKRAFAKNAAIVNCCCSISHSIEEAKLEADELSKYITEVDKQLNRLYQTRLTSFRGIFVTLIVFTSIFISGLFKDIYNDSASTGIIIAFILLVIFCGICFLILILLYWHISLLWFLPLNRNTDEKNNKDASNTRDLEIVYSEFEQGHNSNSSSVRTNPENV, from the coding sequence ATGCCAGAACAACAAGAAATCGCAAGCTTATATACCATCCAAACAACAGGTAGTCCTTCAACTGATGAGGTACCTGAAGATTACTTGAGAACAATCGAAGAAAagatttataataaaagacACATTGATGAtagaattcaaaatattgtaattaaCAAGGATTATGCAGTTCTATTTTTGCACAAGTACCACAAAGTAAAAAAGATAGAACTTTCCTTACTTGAAGGAGAAAATGTTAGAGACACACACTCAAAAAATTTCGAGCAGACAtactttttatttcatGACACCATACTGTCTAAAACATCAAAGGAGGAGCCAGCAAAATCAGGTACTGAAATTCAGCTAACGCAATTGCAAAACCTcacaattatattttgtgaAAATAATAGTTACGTATTACCCATTATTTTCCCCAATTTTATGAGGTTGCATATTTTGAAGGATCAGTTTCCTTATACCATTTTACAATCGCTAGTTAACGATAATATCATATCATTCGACAAATTCTTCCAGAaagtaaagaaaaaagttaaaaaaatagaagTACAAAGCGATACAAGTTATAGATTAAATCTAAATCATTTTAAAAAACTATCgtttttaaaatctaatTTCGAAACATGTCTCGATTCTCAGAAAATTGCAAATAAGCCAATTTTGAAGTTTGTAAATGAACAAAAGAGGGCATTTGCAAAAAATGCAGCTATTGTTAATTGCTGCTGTAGTATATCTCATTCGATTGAAGAAGCAAAATTAGAAGCGGATGAACTGTCGAAGTACATTACTGAAGTCgataaacaattaaatcGGTTATATCAGACACGGCTTACTTCATTCCGTGGTATTTTTGTAACACTGATTGTATTTAcatcaatatttatttccgggttatttaaagatatctACAATGACAGTGCCTCTACAGGGATAATTATtgcatttatattattggtGATATTTTGTGGGAtatgttttttaattttgatattattgtaTTGGCATATCTCTCTTTTATGGTTCCTGCCGTTAAACAGGAACACGGATgagaaaaacaataaagaCGCCTCGAACACAAGAGATTTAGAAATAGTATATTCTGAGTTCGAACAAGGtcataattcaaattccaGCAGTGTTAGAACAAACCCCGAGAATGTATAA
- the TPHA0D04720 gene encoding uncharacterized protein, whose amino-acid sequence MFIWKSGKSRTEAQDPRKFDVSFTVIKCEAINELYDSIVIAGDGDSWDSPLYEQLEELADYTRPNAPALLAIGNDEVNTLYISSPFGMSKCKNKVYERNYKTKKIDFEKLNQQIQARYLVEPLRRKTNTPKRMLDRRFADGTDHLNPIKSVEYLPLYRDDYIPIIFLKCSYENAKRTAKLVAIERKQWDDDISLKFFPDIFYSYLEYPVEFVIWRIKGSVYAQLKVCGGSDPNISITMFDYMRDQYLEFMGYKLVNHQGDSDVILIEPVERRKDEDLSDSIEEAPPSYDTLF is encoded by the coding sequence ATGTTTATATGGAAGTCAGGAAAAAGCCGAACAGAAGCCCAGGACCCGCGTAAGTTTGATGTTTCTTTCACTGTTATAAAATGTGAAGCAATTAATGAGCTTTATGACAGTATAGTTATTGCGGGTGACGGAGATAGTTGGGACTCACCCTTGTATGAACAGTTAGAAGAACTGGCTGATTACACTAGACCCAATGCGCCTGCACTACTTGCAATAGGAAACGATGAAGTCAATACATTATATATCTCTTCACCCTTTGGAATGTCTAAATGTAAAAATAAGGTTTATGAGagaaattataaaactaagaaaatagattttgaaaagcTCAACCAACAAATACAAGCACGTTACTTGGTCGAACCATTACGGAGAAAAACAAACACTCCAAAGAGAATGCTTGATAGGAGGTTTGCCGATGGTACAGATCATTTGAATCCTATTAAATCGGTGGAATATCTTCCTCTGTATCGGGACGATTATATTCCTATTATATTTCTCAAATGCAGTTATGAAAATGCTAAGAGGACTGCCAAACTCGTGgcaattgaaagaaaacaatgggatgatgatatttctCTAAAGTTCTTTCCAGACATATTTTATTCGTATTTGGAATATCCTGTTGAATTTGTAATATGGAGAATTAAAGGTTCTGTATATGCTCAACTGAAAGTATGCGGTGGATCAGATCCTAACATCTCTATTACTATGTTTGATTATATGAGGGATCAGTATTTGGAATTCATGGGCTATAAATTAGTAAATCATCAGGGGGATTCGGATGTTATATTAATAGAACCAGTAGAACGTAGGAAAGATGAAGATTTATCTGACAGTATTGAAGAAGCTCCTCCATCCTATGATACTCTTTTTTAG